A portion of the Celeribacter baekdonensis genome contains these proteins:
- the hfq gene encoding RNA chaperone Hfq, translated as MAGDKQNLQDAFLNHVRKTKVPVTIFLINGVKLQGVITWFDNFCVLLRRDGQSQLVYKHAISTIMPAQPINLYDGEE; from the coding sequence ATGGCCGGTGACAAACAGAATCTTCAAGACGCATTTCTCAATCATGTCCGCAAAACCAAAGTCCCCGTAACGATCTTTTTGATCAACGGGGTCAAGCTTCAGGGCGTGATCACATGGTTTGACAATTTCTGCGTGCTTTTGCGTCGCGATGGTCAAAGTCAGCTTGTTTATAAACATGCGATCTCGACCATAATGCCGGCGCAACCGATCAATCTCTACGACGGCGAAGAGTAA
- a CDS encoding TrkH family potassium uptake protein yields the protein MPFFVQLMLVSGTAMLIPAAYAIGLREWDDARAFVYAAVLFSSLAMFIAIARFRPERTEDRDSTRDRDREGRNQLLTLLATYTLLPLILAVPFAEATKTTTYFNSYFEMVSALTTTGATLFDDPTRLSRPVHLWTALVGWLGGLFAWVTAVAVLAPLNLGGFEVISSREPGQSEVRASQITRIAAAPERMARFTAKLFPIYLGLTLALWFALSMVGSSAYVALCHAMSVMATSGISPVGGLANGSAGFMGELLVFAFLFLALSRKTFTADHPRPDAPPLWRDPEMKIALALMISVPIFLFLRHWVSVLEVSGDWTFWRALSSLWGSLFMVLSFLSTAGFESSGWAEARLWSGLQAPGVLLMGLAIFGGGVATTAGGVKLIRLYALVRHGEREIEKLISPHSVGGAGANARRIRREGAYVAWVYFMVFAFTIAFVMMLLALFGVEFEEAAVFTISALTTTGPLVKVAGEASMSYASLSDPQKVILAGTMVLGRLEMLAIIALLNPEFWRR from the coding sequence ATGCCATTTTTTGTCCAGCTCATGCTGGTGTCTGGGACGGCGATGCTGATCCCGGCGGCCTATGCCATTGGTTTGCGCGAATGGGACGATGCGCGCGCTTTTGTCTATGCGGCGGTGTTGTTTTCCTCGCTTGCGATGTTCATCGCCATCGCCCGGTTTCGCCCCGAACGCACCGAAGATCGCGACAGCACGCGCGACCGCGACCGCGAGGGCCGCAATCAACTTTTGACGCTTCTGGCAACCTACACGTTGCTGCCGCTGATCCTTGCCGTGCCCTTTGCCGAGGCAACCAAAACCACCACCTATTTCAATTCTTATTTCGAAATGGTTTCGGCGCTGACCACCACGGGGGCGACCCTGTTTGATGATCCGACGCGATTGTCACGCCCGGTACATTTGTGGACGGCGTTGGTCGGTTGGCTGGGGGGCTTGTTTGCCTGGGTCACGGCTGTGGCGGTGTTGGCACCGCTGAATCTGGGCGGGTTTGAGGTGATTTCATCGCGCGAGCCGGGCCAAAGCGAGGTCCGCGCCTCACAAATCACCCGTATCGCCGCCGCCCCCGAACGGATGGCGCGCTTCACCGCCAAATTGTTTCCGATCTATCTGGGCCTGACCTTGGCGCTGTGGTTCGCGCTCTCCATGGTCGGCTCCTCCGCCTATGTCGCGCTCTGTCATGCGATGTCGGTCATGGCCACCTCGGGCATCTCGCCTGTGGGCGGGTTGGCGAATGGCAGCGCCGGGTTCATGGGCGAGCTTTTGGTCTTTGCCTTCTTGTTTTTGGCTCTGTCGCGCAAAACCTTCACCGCCGATCACCCGCGTCCCGATGCGCCGCCTCTGTGGCGCGATCCCGAGATGAAAATTGCGCTGGCCCTGATGATCTCCGTGCCGATTTTCCTGTTCCTGCGCCATTGGGTCAGCGTGTTGGAAGTGTCCGGCGATTGGACGTTCTGGCGGGCACTGTCCTCGCTTTGGGGCAGCTTGTTCATGGTGCTCTCCTTTCTTTCGACCGCAGGGTTTGAAAGCTCCGGTTGGGCCGAGGCGCGGCTGTGGTCCGGCTTGCAGGCCCCCGGTGTGTTGTTGATGGGGTTGGCGATCTTTGGCGGCGGCGTGGCGACCACGGCGGGCGGGGTGAAACTGATCCGGCTTTACGCCTTGGTGCGTCACGGCGAACGCGAGATTGAAAAACTGATCTCACCGCATTCGGTCGGGGGCGCGGGTGCCAATGCGCGGCGCATCCGCCGCGAAGGTGCCTATGTTGCCTGGGTCTATTTCATGGTCTTTGCCTTCACCATCGCCTTTGTGATGATGTTGTTGGCGCTGTTTGGCGTGGAATTCGAAGAGGCGGCGGTGTTTACCATTTCGGCGCTGACCACGACCGGGCCTTTGGTCAAAGTCGCAGGCGAAGCCTCGATGAGCTACGCCAGCTTGTCTGACCCGCAAAAAGTGATCTTGGCCGGAACCATGGTTTTGGGGCGGCTTGAGATGTTGGCAATTATTGCGCTGTTGAACCCGGAATTCTGGCGGCGTTAG